The nucleotide window CTGAAGGGTGAACTCGGGGATGTCACGGGGGGCCCCGGGGCGGAGGGCGAGGTTGTCCTGGAGCCTGAGCCTGTTTCCGAGCCCCAGTCCGTTGTCGAGCCTGCGCCTGCGCCTGCGCCGGAACCTGTCGCCACGGTCGAGGAAGAGGTGACTGCTTCCGTGCCCGCCTTCGTCCCGGAGCCCGATCCCGATTTCGACGATACCCCGTATGCCCTGACCACGGTGGGCGAAGGCCATCTGGCCGATTTTCTTGAAGAGGCCCAGGAGATCGTGGAAAACCTCAACCGTTGTCTGCTGACCCTGGAAGGGGAGCCCGAAGGGGCCGAGGAACTGATCAACGATACGTTCCGGTATTTTCACAACCTCAAGGGCAACAGCGGCATTATCGGCTTCAAGGAACTCAATTCCCTGACCCACGAGGCCGAGACCCTGCTCAACAAGGTCCGCAAGGGCGAGATCGCTTCCAGCCAGTCCATGATCGACCTGCTGCTGGCCGCCGTGGACCTCATCGAGACCCTGGTGTCCAAGGTCGATATAGAGACCAGCAGGGTCGACCCCGTGGATACCAGCGCCATGGCGCAGATTCTCCAGAAGGTCACCAACGACGGCGATACGGCTGCGGTTCAGGGGTTGGTCTCCGGTAAATCCGAGGATCACCCCAAGGAAGCGGAAGCCGCGCCGACTCCTGCCGAGGCGGCAGCGGTCGAATCCGTCGCAGACGAATACGATCCGGAGGACGTGGCCCTGTTCATTTCCACCATCGACCAGCAGCTCAAGGCTGTTGACGTCGCTTTCGACCTGCTCCGGAAGGATTCCGGGCAGAAGGACATCATCGACGGTCTGTTCCGTACTTTCCAGACCATTCAGAACTCCACGGGATACATGGGGTTCGACGAAATCAGGGAGTACGCGTCCAGAACCGCCGGTCTGGTTGATCAGGCCCGCAAGTCGGACATGGATTTTTCTCTGATGTTGGACATCCTGGAACAGGAACATGCCATCCTGCGGGAGATGATCGTCAAGGCCGTGAAGTCCGTCGGCGGTTCCATCGAAGAGGAGGGGGCCGAGGTCGCCTCCGCTCCCGAACCCGAGCCCATCTCCGAACCGGCGGCAGCTCCCGTCCCTGAACCGGCCCCCGCGCCCGAACCGGTGGCGGAAGCCCCCAAGCCGGCTCCCGCGCCCGATCCCGTCAAGCAACCCGTATCCAAGCCCGCTTCGGCGGCCAGGAAGCCTATGAGTAACGCCAGCAAGTCCAGTGGCGCACAGCAGCCCCCTGCGAAGCCCAAGGTGTCGAGCACCATCCGGGTGGATCATCACAAGTTGGACCATCTGATGAACGTCATCGGAGAGCTGATCATCAACCGGAACCGGTACGCCATGCTCGCCCGCGCCCTCGAGGACGGGCAGGAAGAGGTTCATGTGGTGGCCCAGCAGCTCACGGAAACCACCTACGCCATGGCGCGTATATCGGACGATCTTCAGGACACCATCATGAAGGTCCGCATGGTTCCGGTCCAGACCGTGTTTTCCCGGTTCCCGCGCTTGGTGCGCGACCTGTCCCGAAAGTCGGGCAAGCAGGTGGAACTGATCATGGAAGGCGAAGAGACCGAATTCGACAAGTCCGTTGTCGAGGAGATCGGTGATCCGCTGGTCCATCTCGTCCGCAACGCGGTTGACCACGGCCTGGAACCCGAGGACGAGCGTATCGCTGCCGGAAAGAAGCCCAAGGGCCACGTCTGGCTGCGCGCCTATCACAAGGGCAATTCAGTGGCCATCGAGGTGGAAGACGACGGTCGCGGCATGGACCCGGAAAAGCTCAAGATGGTGGCCATGCGAAAGGGCGTCATCACCCCGGAAGAGGCCAACGCCATGGACGACCGCGAGGCGCTGGACCTTATCTTCGCGCCCGGCTTCTCGTCCGCTGAAAAGGTCACGGACATCTCCGGTCGCGGCGTGGGCATGGACGTGGTCAAGACGAACATCAAGAATCTCAAGGGCAGCGTGCACACCCAGT belongs to Pseudodesulfovibrio portus and includes:
- a CDS encoding chemotaxis protein CheA; translation: MSQDFLDPEILSDFFIEAKEHLETIEPNLLELEKSPENLGILNEIFRPMHSLKGASGFLGLNKINGLAHKAENILDELRQGSMQVTEGIMDLILSATDALRTMVDNLETSGVEGDVDTGPVIAQIEAALKGELGDVTGGPGAEGEVVLEPEPVSEPQSVVEPAPAPAPEPVATVEEEVTASVPAFVPEPDPDFDDTPYALTTVGEGHLADFLEEAQEIVENLNRCLLTLEGEPEGAEELINDTFRYFHNLKGNSGIIGFKELNSLTHEAETLLNKVRKGEIASSQSMIDLLLAAVDLIETLVSKVDIETSRVDPVDTSAMAQILQKVTNDGDTAAVQGLVSGKSEDHPKEAEAAPTPAEAAAVESVADEYDPEDVALFISTIDQQLKAVDVAFDLLRKDSGQKDIIDGLFRTFQTIQNSTGYMGFDEIREYASRTAGLVDQARKSDMDFSLMLDILEQEHAILREMIVKAVKSVGGSIEEEGAEVASAPEPEPISEPAAAPVPEPAPAPEPVAEAPKPAPAPDPVKQPVSKPASAARKPMSNASKSSGAQQPPAKPKVSSTIRVDHHKLDHLMNVIGELIINRNRYAMLARALEDGQEEVHVVAQQLTETTYAMARISDDLQDTIMKVRMVPVQTVFSRFPRLVRDLSRKSGKQVELIMEGEETEFDKSVVEEIGDPLVHLVRNAVDHGLEPEDERIAAGKKPKGHVWLRAYHKGNSVAIEVEDDGRGMDPEKLKMVAMRKGVITPEEANAMDDREALDLIFAPGFSSAEKVTDISGRGVGMDVVKTNIKNLKGSVHTQSEVGKGSKLTLTLPLTLAIIDALMVQVGGDTFAIPLDAVSETTKIEVEKLSEVNNRKAVELRGEVLGIVELAELLDLPQSMDDRDVLPMVIIQDNDRRLGLVVDRLLERQEIVIKPLGQYLNNFNLKGLSGATIMGDGSVVLILDPHEIYSLSTQLGRKQEPLTVGGAALPAGK